The genomic region aggtaaaatatacaagtacaaaaaaaataacGGTATAATCGGAACACACTCATGTATAGATTTGAAAAAGACAATAATATCCTTAACGTGACCAAATCAACCCTAATCTTCTCCCAATTCCTAAACTTACTCCCAAATCATTCACCAAAACGAATTGAAGAAGATTACTTTCTTCTCTTTAGATCTTTCCACTACCTTCTTCAAATCTATTTAAGGTCAGCTAAAAATCATTCTATGAGAAAAGATTTCGATTTTCTTTTTGCTAAATGATTGGTCATTAGCTTTatctttttcatctttatttcccctgttttttctttttggtagaAAGTTCCTTTCTTTGGACgtaattttgttttggttttgttgTTATTGGCATGGGAGTCTTAATAACGGGAAAAGGTTAGAATGATttccttatttcaatttttctttacattttcaAAAGTTGTTCTTTTTCTTGGTGCTTGAAAGTAGCTATTAAAGTGGCGTGGtagtttttttctcttattttctttctggATTTTCCTCTTGTAAACTTTCGTAGAGTGAATTTGAGCTCAAAAGGATACAtgcgaaataaaataaaataaaaattattatttgaaattatgagGACAATTTCCATTGTGATCACTGTAGTAAAATGTAAGCTGTTCAAAAGTTTGAGTTTTTACATTATATAAGCATTTTGTTTTGGTAGATGAGTTGAGAGCCTGGTTTTAATAGATTATTACTAGTATTTGTTCCTTGTTTAGAAGTAAATTGCTGCTTGCAAATATGAAGATTGGGTGTTTAGCAATTAGCTTTTATCTTTAGGAAGGATGGCATGGTTTCGTTTATTCAGTTAAGATAGTAATATGAAGTATGTCTAGGATACTCCTGTGTCTCCTAGCAATACAGTTATACTATTATGCATGTTTCCAATGAATTAGGTATTGCTTATTTCATGCTTTGGTTGTTTGTACATATGGTCAGATGTGAACCATTTGAATCATATCTTCTCAATTTTCACTTTTCATGAAACTTCATTTTAAGCAGTTGTCGGTATTCGTATACTTCTGTTAatgtcaaattttcattttgttatgGTTATTCTTCACAGTGCTCATGTGGAGCTCTCTGAATGGTTTGTTCGTTGGCTTCAAAATTGTTGGCCCTCTTAACTTCTTTACCTGACTGAAAAAAGTTAGCTCTCTTGCCTTCTTGGGTAAGACAATGGTAAGTTGGTCATTGCATGGAATGAAATCATAATTTGTATTGGTTGCCCCATGGAAGACCACACTTTTGTTGTTGGTCAGGAGTTCCCTGATGTCAAGGCCTTCCGTAACGCTATTAAGGAAGCTGCCATTGCACAGCACTTTGAGCTGCGTATTGTAAAGAGTGACCTTATCCGTTACTTTGCTAAGTGCGCTTCAGAAGGATGTCCATGGCGTATTCGTGCAGTTAAGCTTCCCAGTGCTCCAACTTTCACAATTAGAAGTCTTGAAGGAACACATACTTGTGGGAAAAATGCACAAAATGGGCACCATCAAGCTTCTGTGGATTGGATTGTGAGTTTTATAGAGGAACGACTACGGGATAACATCAATTACAAACCAAAGGATATATTGCATGACATTCATAAACAATATGGGATCATCATACCATACAAGCAAGCTTGGCGTGCAAAGGAACGGGGACTTGCTGCTATTTATGGCTCTTCAGAAGAAGGATACTGCATGCTTCCCACATTTTGTGagcaaataaagaaaacaaacccTGGAAGTATTGCAGAGGTATTCACCACTGGTGCAGATAACCGTTTCCAGCGGCTGTTTATTTCCTTTCATGCATCCATATGTGGATTCTTGAGTGGATGCTTGCCTATTGTTGGGCTTGGTGGAATCCAGCTTAAAAGCAAATACCTCGGTACTTTGCTTTCAGCAACTGCTTTTGATGCTGATGGTGGTTTATTTCCTCTTGCATTTGGCATTGTTGATAAAGAAAACGATGATAGCTGGATCTGGTTCTTATCAGAGTTGCATAAGGCTTTGGAGATGAATTCTGAGAAAATGCCACAGCTCACATTTCTATCAGATGGTCAAAAAGGCACTTTAGATGCAGTAAGGAGAAAGTTCCCAAATTCTTGTCAGGCCTTTTGCATGCGCTATCTTAGTGAAAGCATTAGCAAAGAGTTCAAGAACTCAAGGCTTGTCCATCTTCTCTGGAA from Gossypium raimondii isolate GPD5lz chromosome 1, ASM2569854v1, whole genome shotgun sequence harbors:
- the LOC105772461 gene encoding uncharacterized protein LOC105772461, which produces MEDHTFVVGQEFPDVKAFRNAIKEAAIAQHFELRIVKSDLIRYFAKCASEGCPWRIRAVKLPSAPTFTIRSLEGTHTCGKNAQNGHHQASVDWIVSFIEERLRDNINYKPKDILHDIHKQYGIIIPYKQAWRAKERGLAAIYGSSEEGYCMLPTFCEQIKKTNPGSIAEVFTTGADNRFQRLFISFHASICGFLSGCLPIVGLGGIQLKSKYLGTLLSATAFDADGGLFPLAFGIVDKENDDSWIWFLSELHKALEMNSEKMPQLTFLSDGQKGTLDAVRRKFPNSCQAFCMRYLSESISKEFKNSRLVHLLWKAAYATTTTAFKEKMAEIEDASPEAAKWIQQFPPSRWALLYFEGTRYGHLSSNIEEFNRWILDARELPIIQVVEQIHNKLMSEFEDRRTRSHSWFSVLAPSAETRMREVISRASTYQVLRSDEVEFEVISAERSDIVNIGKHSCSCRDWQLYGIPCAHAAAAIMSCRKDVYAFAEKCFTVASYCEAYSEEIYPIPQKIDWNKFGEAPSTLNEDAQVVRPPKFRRPPGRPEKKRICVEELNREKHTVHCSRCNQTGHYKTTCKADIMKGIEQFEPCRI